In Brevibacillus brevis, a genomic segment contains:
- a CDS encoding GntP family permease — MIIEVLSIVLALGLLMFFAYRGYPVIVFAPIFTLLAVVLSGIALLPSYTETFMTNAANYVKSFFPIFLLGAIFGKVMELSGAASSIAHTIVKALGSNRAILAVVLACSILTYGGVSLFVVAFAVYPFAAAIFREANIPKRLIPGTIALGAFTYTMDALPGTPQIQNIIPTTYFGTDAYAAPVVGIIGAIIVFAGGIYWLERRRKQAVAAGEGYGEGHINEPELAQSQSYMNIWVAILPLALVLIGNYLFSRGIWSVSSWYDAAMLKESFKIEQVKNVVSSWALIISLSLGIIAALLINVNQVKNKLASGLTAAAMGALLAIFNTASEVGFGNVVKTLPGFKLIQGWILGASSHPLVSEAVAVNVLAGVTGSASGGMSIALEVMGKQYLEMANAAGISPELLHRIASMASGGMDTLPHNGAVITLLAITGLTHRQSYKDIFAITVLKTLTVFILAFAVSIFA; from the coding sequence ATGATCATAGAAGTGTTGTCCATTGTCCTCGCACTCGGACTCCTGATGTTCTTTGCGTATCGCGGCTACCCGGTGATCGTGTTTGCCCCGATCTTTACCTTGCTCGCGGTCGTCCTGTCCGGGATTGCCTTGTTGCCTAGCTATACCGAAACCTTCATGACAAACGCAGCCAACTATGTGAAATCATTTTTCCCTATTTTCCTGCTTGGCGCGATCTTTGGGAAAGTCATGGAACTGAGCGGGGCGGCGTCCTCCATCGCCCACACGATTGTGAAAGCGCTGGGGTCGAACCGCGCGATCCTCGCAGTCGTGCTCGCATGCTCGATTTTGACGTACGGCGGCGTGTCGCTGTTCGTTGTGGCTTTCGCAGTCTATCCGTTCGCTGCCGCGATTTTCCGTGAAGCGAATATTCCCAAGCGGCTGATTCCGGGCACCATCGCACTGGGTGCTTTCACGTACACGATGGATGCACTCCCTGGCACACCGCAAATTCAAAACATTATTCCGACCACTTATTTCGGTACGGACGCGTACGCGGCTCCGGTGGTGGGAATCATAGGTGCGATCATCGTATTTGCCGGCGGCATCTACTGGCTGGAGCGCAGGCGCAAACAGGCGGTTGCTGCGGGCGAAGGCTACGGCGAAGGGCATATCAATGAGCCGGAGCTTGCGCAGAGCCAATCCTACATGAACATTTGGGTCGCGATTCTGCCGCTGGCGCTGGTGTTGATCGGCAACTACCTGTTCAGCCGCGGCATCTGGTCGGTATCTTCCTGGTATGACGCAGCCATGCTGAAGGAATCGTTTAAAATCGAGCAGGTGAAAAACGTCGTATCTTCCTGGGCATTGATTATCTCTCTCAGCTTGGGGATCATCGCAGCCCTCCTGATCAACGTCAATCAAGTGAAAAACAAATTGGCTAGCGGCCTGACTGCTGCCGCTATGGGTGCTCTGCTGGCGATCTTCAACACGGCTTCCGAGGTCGGTTTTGGTAACGTTGTCAAAACGCTGCCTGGCTTCAAATTGATCCAAGGCTGGATTTTGGGCGCAAGCAGCCATCCGCTGGTTTCGGAAGCGGTCGCGGTAAACGTGCTGGCTGGTGTAACGGGCTCCGCTTCCGGCGGGATGTCGATCGCGCTCGAGGTCATGGGCAAGCAGTATCTGGAGATGGCAAATGCTGCGGGGATCAGTCCCGAGCTGCTGCACCGCATCGCCTCAATGGCGTCCGGCGGCATGGACACCTTGCCGCACAACGGCGCTGTCATCACCCTTTTGGCCATTACGGGCCTCACACATCGTCAGTCGTACAAAGATATTTTCGCGATTACGGTTTTGAAAACACTCACCGTATTCATTCTGGCATTCGCCGTTTCCATCTTCGCATAA